One part of the Paroedura picta isolate Pp20150507F chromosome 5, Ppicta_v3.0, whole genome shotgun sequence genome encodes these proteins:
- the ATP5F1C gene encoding ATP synthase F(1) complex subunit gamma, mitochondrial isoform X3: MLSRGAAGAGGALLLQPQWVQVRNMATLKDITRRLKSIKNIQKITKSMKMVAAAKYSRAERELKPARVYGVGALALYEKAEIKAAEDKKKHLLIGVSSDRGLCGAIHTSVAKNIKSQISTLTNAGKEVMVIGVGDKLRGLLQRTHSSNFLLSFKEVGRKPPTFGDASIIALELLNSGYEFDEGSVIYNRFRSVISYKTDEKPIYSLETVSGADSINIYDDIDASVLQNYQEFTLANIIYYSLKESTTSEQSARMTAMDNASKNASEMIDKLTLTFNRTRQAVITKELIEIISGAAAL; this comes from the exons GGTCCAAGTTAGGAACATGGCAACTTTGAAAGACA TCACCCGGCGGTTAAAGTCCATCAAGAACATCCAGAAAATCACCAAGTCCATGAAGATGGTGGCTGCGGCAAAATATTCCAGGGCGGAGCGAGAGTTAAAGCCGGCTCGGGTTTATGGCGTGGGGGCCCTGG CTCTCTATGAGAAGGCTGAGATCAAGGCAGCTGAAGACAAGAAGAAGCACCTTCTCATCGGGGTGTCCTCTGACCGTGGGCTTTGTGGCGCGATCCACACTTCAGTGGCTAAAAACATCAAGAGCCAAATCTCGACCCTGACGAACGCAGGCAAGGAAGTTATGGTGATCGGAGTGGGAGACAAGCTCCGAGGTCTGCTTCAAAG GACCCACAGCAGCAACTTCTTgctcagcttcaaggaagtcgGACGGAAGCCCCCCACTTTCGGAGACGCCTCCATCATTGCCTTGGAGCTGCTGAACTCCGGCTATGAATTCGATGAGGGATCGGTCATCTACAATCGGTTCAG GTCTGTTATCTCTTACAAGACAGACGAGAAGCCGATCTATTCTCTCGAGACAGTTTCAGGTGCCG ATAGCATCAACATCTACGACGATATCGATGCAAGCGTCCTGCAGAACTACCAGGAGTTCACGCTGGCCAACATCATCTACTACTCCTTGAAGGAGTCCACCACCAGCGAGCAGAGCGCGAGGATGACTGCCATGGACAACGCCAGCAAAAATGCTT ccGAGATGATTGACAAGCTGACCCTGACGTTCAACCGCACCCGCCAAGCTGTCATCACCAAGGAGTTGATTGAGATCATCTCCGGGGCAGCTGCTCTGTGA
- the ATP5F1C gene encoding ATP synthase F(1) complex subunit gamma, mitochondrial isoform X2, with product MLSRGAAGAGGALLLQPQWVQVRNMATLKDITRRLKSIKNIQKITKSMKMVAAAKYSRAERELKPARVYGVGALALYEKAEIKAAEDKKKHLLIGVSSDRGLCGAIHTSVAKNIKSQISTLTNAGKEVMVIGVGDKLRGLLQRTHSSNFLLSFKEVGRKPPTFGDASIIALELLNSGYEFDEGSVIYNRFRSVISYKTDEKPIYSLETVSGADSINIYDDIDASVLQNYQEFTLANIIYYSLKESTTSEQSARMTAMDNASKNASEMIDKLTLTFNRTRQAVITKELIEIISGAAAL from the exons GGTCCAAGTTAGGAACATGGCAACTTTGAAAGACA TCACCCGGCGGTTAAAGTCCATCAAGAACATCCAGAAAATCACCAAGTCCATGAAGATGGTGGCTGCGGCAAAATATTCCAGGGCGGAGCGAGAGTTAAAGCCGGCTCGGGTTTATGGCGTGGGGGCCCTGG CTCTCTATGAGAAGGCTGAGATCAAGGCAGCTGAAGACAAGAAGAAGCACCTTCTCATCGGGGTGTCCTCTGACCGTGGGCTTTGTGGCGCGATCCACACTTCAGTGGCTAAAAACATCAAGAGCCAAATCTCGACCCTGACGAACGCAGGCAAGGAAGTTATGGTGATCGGAGTGGGAGACAAGCTCCGAGGTCTGCTTCAAAG GACCCACAGCAGCAACTTCTTgctcagcttcaaggaagtcgGACGGAAGCCCCCCACTTTCGGAGACGCCTCCATCATTGCCTTGGAGCTGCTGAACTCCGGCTATGAATTCGATGAGGGATCGGTCATCTACAATCGGTTCAG GTCTGTTATCTCTTACAAGACAGACGAGAAGCCGATCTATTCTCTCGAGACAGTTTCAGGTGCCG ATAGCATCAACATCTACGACGATATCGATGCAAGCGTCCTGCAGAACTACCAGGAGTTCACGCTGGCCAACATCATCTACTACTCCTTGAAGGAGTCCACCACCAGCGAGCAGAGCGCGAGGATGACTGCCATGGACAACGCCAGCAAAAATGCTT ccGAGATGATTGACAAGCTGACCCTGACGTTCAACCGCACCCGCCAAGCTGTCATCACCAAGGAGTTGATTGAGATCATCTCCGGGGCAGCTGCTCT GTGA
- the ATP5F1C gene encoding ATP synthase F(1) complex subunit gamma, mitochondrial isoform X1 — MLSRGAAGAGGALLLQPQWVQVRNMATLKDITRRLKSIKNIQKITKSMKMVAAAKYSRAERELKPARVYGVGALALYEKAEIKAAEDKKKHLLIGVSSDRGLCGAIHTSVAKNIKSQISTLTNAGKEVMVIGVGDKLRGLLQRTHSSNFLLSFKEVGRKPPTFGDASIIALELLNSGYEFDEGSVIYNRFRSVISYKTDEKPIYSLETVSGADSINIYDDIDASVLQNYQEFTLANIIYYSLKESTTSEQSARMTAMDNASKNASEMIDKLTLTFNRTRQAVITKELIEIISGAAALH, encoded by the exons GGTCCAAGTTAGGAACATGGCAACTTTGAAAGACA TCACCCGGCGGTTAAAGTCCATCAAGAACATCCAGAAAATCACCAAGTCCATGAAGATGGTGGCTGCGGCAAAATATTCCAGGGCGGAGCGAGAGTTAAAGCCGGCTCGGGTTTATGGCGTGGGGGCCCTGG CTCTCTATGAGAAGGCTGAGATCAAGGCAGCTGAAGACAAGAAGAAGCACCTTCTCATCGGGGTGTCCTCTGACCGTGGGCTTTGTGGCGCGATCCACACTTCAGTGGCTAAAAACATCAAGAGCCAAATCTCGACCCTGACGAACGCAGGCAAGGAAGTTATGGTGATCGGAGTGGGAGACAAGCTCCGAGGTCTGCTTCAAAG GACCCACAGCAGCAACTTCTTgctcagcttcaaggaagtcgGACGGAAGCCCCCCACTTTCGGAGACGCCTCCATCATTGCCTTGGAGCTGCTGAACTCCGGCTATGAATTCGATGAGGGATCGGTCATCTACAATCGGTTCAG GTCTGTTATCTCTTACAAGACAGACGAGAAGCCGATCTATTCTCTCGAGACAGTTTCAGGTGCCG ATAGCATCAACATCTACGACGATATCGATGCAAGCGTCCTGCAGAACTACCAGGAGTTCACGCTGGCCAACATCATCTACTACTCCTTGAAGGAGTCCACCACCAGCGAGCAGAGCGCGAGGATGACTGCCATGGACAACGCCAGCAAAAATGCTT ccGAGATGATTGACAAGCTGACCCTGACGTTCAACCGCACCCGCCAAGCTGTCATCACCAAGGAGTTGATTGAGATCATCTCCGGGGCAGCTGCTCT GCACTAG